Proteins from a single region of Bdellovibrio bacteriovorus HD100:
- the mvaD gene encoding diphosphomevalonate decarboxylase translates to MKQVTVSAPSNIALIKYMGKIEGSGNKPTNGSLSYTLENLRTYVRLTEVDGAQDQWKPLVREDLQKIELSEKGQQRFIKHLQNLKDKWGIKQSFLIESANNFPSDCGLASSASSFAALTLAAAEMFQQINPQPWGTDKKYLSELSRQGSGSSCRSLFTPWALWQHEYAEPMAFEVKNLHHMVVIVEDSKKEVSSSEAHKLVTTSPRFTGRPERAELRLKDLSMALQFNDWHIARQIVWDEFIDMHRLFETSTPSFTYMNDGSKKVLEDCQAFWNKWQDGPLVTMDAGANVHLLFRHDQKKQFAQYREHFEKDFKVMAFEGVKDNVH, encoded by the coding sequence ATGAAACAAGTGACTGTATCTGCTCCATCCAATATCGCCCTTATCAAGTACATGGGTAAAATTGAGGGCTCTGGCAATAAACCGACCAACGGTTCGTTGTCCTATACTTTGGAAAACCTGCGCACCTATGTTCGCCTGACTGAAGTCGACGGCGCACAAGATCAGTGGAAACCCTTGGTTCGTGAAGACCTGCAAAAAATCGAATTGTCTGAAAAAGGCCAGCAGCGCTTTATCAAGCACCTGCAAAATCTAAAGGACAAGTGGGGCATAAAACAAAGTTTCCTGATTGAGTCCGCGAACAATTTCCCATCAGACTGCGGTCTGGCCAGCTCGGCTTCCAGTTTTGCGGCCCTGACTTTGGCGGCGGCAGAAATGTTCCAGCAGATCAACCCACAGCCGTGGGGCACGGATAAAAAATATCTTTCCGAGCTTTCCCGCCAGGGTTCGGGTTCTTCCTGCCGTTCCTTGTTCACACCGTGGGCGTTGTGGCAGCATGAGTACGCCGAGCCGATGGCGTTTGAAGTCAAAAACCTGCACCACATGGTGGTGATTGTCGAAGACTCTAAAAAAGAGGTTTCCAGTTCTGAGGCGCACAAACTTGTGACCACAAGCCCGCGTTTCACCGGTCGTCCAGAGCGTGCGGAATTGCGCCTGAAAGACCTAAGCATGGCCTTGCAGTTCAATGACTGGCATATCGCGCGTCAGATCGTCTGGGATGAGTTCATCGATATGCACCGTTTGTTTGAAACCAGCACGCCGTCTTTCACTTATATGAACGATGGATCCAAAAAGGTTCTGGAAGATTGCCAGGCGTTTTGGAACAAATGGCAAGATGGCCCTTTGGTGACCATGGATGCGGGTGCCAACGTGCACTTGTTGTTCCGTCATGATCAGAAAAAACAGTTCGCGCAGTATCGTGAGCATTTTGAAAAGGACTTCAAGGTCATGGCCTTTGAAGGTGTGAAAGACAATGTCCATTGA
- the rplT gene encoding 50S ribosomal protein L20, which produces MARVKSGKTNRARHKKVLKRAKGYYSAGSRAYIHAVEKNDRGMAFAYRDRKVNKRNFRTLWNQRINAAARLNGTTYSRLIGGLIKAGIQVDRKILADLAINDAAAFTALCKHALA; this is translated from the coding sequence ATGGCTCGTGTAAAATCTGGTAAAACAAATCGTGCTCGTCACAAAAAAGTTCTTAAAAGAGCAAAAGGTTACTACTCTGCGGGTTCTCGCGCGTACATCCACGCGGTAGAGAAAAATGACCGTGGTATGGCTTTCGCTTACCGCGATCGCAAAGTTAACAAACGTAACTTCCGCACTTTGTGGAATCAACGTATCAATGCAGCAGCTCGTTTGAACGGGACTACATACTCTCGTTTGATCGGTGGCTTGATTAAAGCTGGCATCCAAGTTGACCGTAAAATCTTGGCTGACCTTGCAATCAACGACGCAGCAGCATTCACTGCACTTTGCAAACACGCTTTGGCATAA
- a CDS encoding hydroxymethylglutaryl-CoA reductase, degradative produces MTKQLQDIFKGFSKLSREERLKALKEVGALNEAEADYLAKGGLKDTSLGEKFIENVIGYFQLPLGVVTNMRVDGKDFVVPMAVEETSIVAACSKTAKWIRESGSITTEVIGNEIIGQIQLAKIRSFADFEKQILAQKNYLIEAANREVAFGLVRRGGGVRDLQVRRVPRGDGSDMAVIHILMDPCDAMGANIINQVCEYLKEPIEQFSGEKVTMCILSNLVDSKVTRAVVRIDDIEPELAEKIEEASLFAQMDPYRAATNNKGVLNGIDPILIATGNDWRAVEAGIHAYACRDGQYRSITRWYREGKSLVGVFEAPLVVGTVGGVTTLHPTAMLSMKMLDTKSANELSRIVAAVGLVQNLGALKALTTVGIIEGHMKLHTKNLALGAGAEEKEIPLVQKKLEEILAIRKRISLSNAIDVLKELRAAQKTPASTTQHHS; encoded by the coding sequence ATGACAAAACAACTTCAGGATATCTTTAAAGGTTTCTCCAAACTGTCTCGTGAAGAACGTCTGAAAGCACTTAAAGAAGTCGGTGCATTGAACGAAGCCGAAGCTGACTATCTTGCCAAGGGTGGGTTGAAAGACACTTCTTTGGGTGAAAAGTTTATTGAAAACGTGATTGGGTACTTCCAGCTTCCGCTGGGGGTTGTCACCAACATGCGCGTGGACGGCAAGGACTTTGTCGTTCCTATGGCGGTGGAAGAAACCTCTATCGTGGCCGCGTGTTCTAAAACGGCCAAATGGATCCGTGAATCCGGTTCTATCACCACCGAAGTGATCGGAAACGAAATCATCGGTCAGATCCAATTGGCAAAAATCCGCAGCTTTGCGGATTTCGAAAAACAAATCCTGGCTCAGAAAAATTACCTGATCGAAGCGGCCAACCGTGAAGTGGCCTTCGGCTTGGTTCGTCGTGGTGGTGGAGTGCGTGACCTGCAAGTGCGCCGTGTGCCTCGCGGTGATGGCTCAGATATGGCCGTGATCCACATCCTGATGGACCCGTGCGATGCCATGGGGGCTAACATCATCAATCAGGTGTGCGAATACCTGAAAGAGCCGATTGAGCAGTTCAGCGGTGAAAAAGTCACCATGTGCATCCTGTCCAATCTGGTGGATTCCAAAGTCACTCGCGCTGTTGTGCGCATTGATGACATCGAGCCTGAGTTGGCTGAAAAAATTGAAGAAGCTTCTTTGTTCGCGCAAATGGACCCGTACCGTGCAGCCACCAACAACAAAGGTGTTCTAAACGGCATTGATCCGATTCTGATTGCAACCGGCAACGACTGGCGCGCGGTGGAAGCGGGTATTCATGCTTATGCTTGCCGTGATGGTCAGTACCGTTCGATCACTCGCTGGTACCGTGAAGGCAAAAGCCTGGTGGGCGTGTTTGAAGCACCACTGGTTGTGGGCACCGTAGGTGGTGTGACGACTTTGCATCCAACAGCGATGCTTTCCATGAAAATGCTGGACACCAAATCTGCCAATGAATTGTCCCGTATTGTTGCGGCGGTGGGATTGGTGCAGAACCTGGGTGCTTTGAAGGCTTTGACCACGGTGGGTATCATCGAAGGTCACATGAAGCTTCACACAAAAAACCTGGCTTTGGGCGCAGGAGCCGAGGAAAAAGAAATTCCTCTGGTTCAGAAGAAGCTGGAAGAAATTCTGGCGATTCGCAAGCGTATATCCCTGAGCAATGCCATCGACGTTCTGAAAGAACTTCGTGCGGCTCAGAAAACCCCAGCCTCCACGACTCAACATCATTCCTAG
- the fni gene encoding type 2 isopentenyl-diphosphate Delta-isomerase — MDESNSQFEKRKRDHIRIALDPRSQTDGQNGLDSITLIHEALPDLNFKEVDISTSFFFSGESIPLSSPIFISSMTAGHEKGREINEALARLSDRRQILMGVGSQRRELEDSNAAEEWARVRKQAPKARLLGNIGIAQLIKSPIDKIRRLIDSTEAVALFVHLNPLQEALQPEGTTDFKNGLAAIENLVKLAGVPVIVKETGCGFSVDTLKRLSSTGIYGVDVSGKGGTHWGRVEGYRSEESDMLYHVAQTFANWGISTKQSMLNAIDARVEYQLWASGGVRNGLEIGKLMALGASKVGVAKPFLEAALQGDEALEKLLTQLETELKVTMFCTGSRNLKDLQSKKVIQ, encoded by the coding sequence ATGGACGAGTCCAATAGTCAGTTTGAAAAAAGAAAGCGCGATCATATCAGGATTGCGCTGGATCCAAGGTCCCAGACCGATGGACAAAACGGATTGGACTCGATCACTTTGATTCATGAGGCTTTGCCTGATCTGAACTTTAAAGAGGTCGACATTTCGACCTCTTTCTTTTTTTCCGGGGAGTCCATCCCACTTTCTTCTCCGATCTTTATCTCTTCAATGACTGCGGGCCACGAAAAGGGCCGGGAGATCAATGAAGCTTTGGCGCGTCTGAGCGATCGTCGTCAGATTCTGATGGGAGTTGGCTCTCAACGTCGTGAACTGGAAGATTCCAATGCTGCCGAAGAATGGGCTCGCGTGCGCAAACAAGCACCGAAGGCCCGCTTGCTTGGCAATATTGGAATCGCTCAGCTCATCAAGTCGCCGATTGATAAGATCCGCCGACTGATTGATTCCACGGAAGCCGTGGCTTTGTTCGTCCACCTGAATCCTTTGCAAGAGGCTTTGCAGCCCGAAGGCACGACAGATTTCAAAAACGGCCTGGCGGCGATTGAAAATCTGGTAAAACTGGCCGGCGTGCCAGTGATTGTGAAGGAAACCGGCTGTGGTTTTTCTGTCGACACCCTGAAGCGACTTTCCAGCACCGGCATTTACGGTGTGGATGTTAGCGGCAAGGGTGGCACGCACTGGGGCCGCGTGGAAGGTTATCGTTCGGAGGAATCCGACATGCTTTATCACGTAGCCCAAACTTTCGCCAACTGGGGCATCAGCACGAAGCAAAGCATGCTGAATGCCATCGACGCCCGGGTAGAGTATCAGCTCTGGGCATCGGGCGGCGTGAGAAATGGATTGGAAATTGGTAAACTTATGGCGTTGGGAGCTTCAAAGGTGGGGGTTGCAAAACCTTTCCTGGAAGCGGCTCTTCAGGGCGATGAGGCTCTTGAGAAACTGCTGACCCAGTTGGAAACAGAGTTGAAAGTAACTATGTTCTGCACGGGCAGCCGCAATCTGAAAGACCTCCAAAGCAAGAAGGTGATTCAATGA